From a region of the Marinomonas mediterranea MMB-1 genome:
- the xseA gene encoding exodeoxyribonuclease VII large subunit codes for MKKFTTLHTSEPTFSVSELNRQIQQLLEASLPWILVEGEISNLARPASGHWYFSLKDDKAQIRCAMFKNRNSAVRFRPKDGDHVRLRAKVTFYGPKGDCQLTVESMESGGEGALQAAYDRLKAKLQLEGLFEQNHKKPLPKRPERIAIITSPAGAAIRDMIIAFRRRFPLTELTILPSLVQGQGSAANLTKQLERADSSGHFDAIIIGRGGGSLEDLWSFNDELLARSIFHCTTPIVSAVGHETDFTIADFVADIRAATPTAAAELLSPEISTLLSGLKQSELKLTRRIESITQTAQQRLDFLLKRIRHPKERLDIQQDKLHNLNHRLKEGIQKHLDSKQVRLEKDSIKLMSTSPMRTIVKEQAYIEQLEGRLNRALKSTMTSKATTFTRLVEQLNLVSPLNTLARGYAIATQDKKVIRSKDDISVGSTLNIKVEDGSFDCQVTHIDDIEKAF; via the coding sequence ATGAAAAAATTTACAACTTTGCACACTTCAGAGCCAACTTTCAGCGTATCAGAGCTAAATAGACAGATACAACAGCTTCTAGAGGCAAGTTTGCCTTGGATTCTTGTAGAAGGTGAAATATCGAATTTAGCTCGTCCGGCGTCTGGACACTGGTACTTTTCACTGAAAGATGACAAAGCTCAAATCCGCTGTGCTATGTTTAAAAACCGCAACTCCGCCGTTCGTTTTCGCCCAAAAGACGGCGATCATGTTCGGCTTAGAGCGAAGGTGACTTTCTATGGACCAAAAGGAGATTGCCAACTCACTGTCGAGAGCATGGAGTCGGGTGGAGAAGGAGCATTGCAAGCAGCCTATGACCGACTCAAGGCCAAATTACAGTTAGAAGGGCTGTTTGAGCAAAATCACAAAAAGCCGTTACCAAAACGACCTGAACGGATCGCAATTATCACCTCTCCTGCCGGTGCCGCCATTCGAGATATGATTATCGCTTTTCGACGCCGCTTCCCTCTAACAGAATTAACAATATTGCCCTCTCTCGTTCAGGGTCAAGGTTCTGCGGCCAATTTAACAAAGCAATTAGAGCGAGCTGACAGCAGCGGCCATTTCGATGCCATTATTATTGGTCGGGGCGGCGGCTCCTTAGAAGACCTTTGGAGTTTTAACGATGAGCTTCTCGCGCGTAGCATTTTTCATTGTACAACCCCTATCGTCTCCGCTGTTGGGCATGAGACAGACTTCACGATTGCAGATTTTGTTGCAGACATAAGAGCAGCAACGCCAACCGCCGCCGCAGAATTACTAAGTCCCGAAATCTCAACCTTACTATCGGGTTTAAAGCAATCTGAACTCAAACTAACGAGGCGAATAGAGAGCATCACTCAAACCGCACAGCAAAGGCTAGACTTTCTCTTAAAGCGGATTCGACACCCTAAAGAACGCCTTGATATCCAGCAAGATAAATTACACAACTTAAATCATCGCTTAAAAGAAGGCATCCAAAAACACCTAGATTCGAAACAAGTTCGATTAGAGAAAGATTCGATAAAACTCATGTCCACGTCACCGATGCGCACTATAGTCAAAGAACAAGCGTACATAGAGCAACTCGAAGGGCGCTTAAACAGAGCGCTAAAAAGCACAATGACATCTAAGGCAACAACCTTTACCCGACTCGTTGAACAACTTAACTTAGTGAGCCCTCTAAATACTTTAGCCAGAGGGTATGCGATCGCGACACAAGATAAAAAAGTGATCCGTTCAAAAGATGACATTAGTGTCGGCAGTACCCTCAATATTAAAGTCGAAGACGGCTCTTTCGATTGTCAGGTTACACACATAGACGACATAGAAAAGGCGTTTTAA
- the guaB gene encoding IMP dehydrogenase, translated as MLRIVQEALTFDDVLLIPGYSEVLPKDVSLKTRISKGIELNIPLVSAAMDTVTEHRMAIALAQEGGIGIIHKNLTIEEQSAEVRRVKKFESGIVRDPVTINPSASVRELMNLTSAHNISGVPVVEGNDLVGIVTSRDVRFVKDFDQTVADIMTPKERLVTIEEENASQGRVRKMLHEHRIEKVLVVNDKFELRGMMTVTDINKARTYPDACKDEQGSLRCGAAVGTGADTEDRVTALAEAGVDLIVVDTAHGHSKGVIDRVRWVKENFPHIQVVGGNIATAEAAIALADAGADGVKVGIGPGSICTTRIVAGVGVPQISAVANVAEAMNPRGIPVIADGGVRFSGDIAKAIAAGASVIMVGGLLAGTDEAPGEVVLFQGRSFKAYRGMGSLGAMSQSQGSSDRYFQDANSGVEKLVPEGIEGRVPSKGPMAAVVHQLIGGVRASMGYTGSADIESMRTKTQFSQITGAGMRESHVHDVTITKEAPNYQAG; from the coding sequence ATGTTGCGAATTGTTCAAGAAGCTTTAACGTTTGACGACGTACTGCTTATCCCAGGCTATTCTGAAGTCTTACCAAAAGACGTTAGTCTAAAAACGCGTATCTCAAAAGGTATCGAACTAAACATCCCACTTGTTTCTGCTGCAATGGATACGGTTACTGAACATCGTATGGCAATTGCGTTAGCGCAAGAAGGTGGCATCGGTATTATTCATAAAAACCTTACCATCGAAGAGCAGTCGGCAGAAGTCCGTCGAGTGAAAAAATTCGAAAGTGGTATCGTTCGTGATCCGGTAACGATTAATCCAAGTGCCAGTGTTCGTGAATTGATGAACTTGACATCAGCGCACAATATTTCTGGTGTACCCGTTGTAGAAGGCAACGATTTGGTTGGGATTGTTACGAGTCGAGATGTTCGTTTTGTCAAAGATTTTGATCAAACGGTTGCTGACATCATGACGCCAAAAGAGCGTTTGGTCACTATTGAAGAAGAGAATGCCTCTCAAGGCCGTGTGCGTAAAATGCTGCACGAACACCGCATTGAAAAAGTGTTAGTGGTAAACGACAAGTTTGAACTTCGCGGTATGATGACGGTTACTGATATCAATAAAGCGCGAACTTATCCTGACGCTTGTAAAGATGAGCAAGGTAGCCTTCGTTGCGGCGCAGCTGTTGGTACGGGTGCTGACACAGAAGATCGTGTAACCGCTCTAGCGGAAGCGGGTGTTGATCTTATCGTTGTTGACACAGCTCATGGTCACTCTAAAGGAGTGATTGATCGTGTTCGTTGGGTAAAAGAGAACTTCCCTCATATTCAAGTTGTTGGTGGTAACATCGCGACAGCGGAAGCGGCCATTGCCTTAGCTGATGCAGGTGCAGACGGCGTAAAAGTGGGTATTGGCCCAGGTTCTATCTGTACAACTCGTATTGTTGCTGGTGTCGGTGTCCCACAAATTAGTGCTGTTGCGAACGTTGCTGAAGCAATGAATCCTCGTGGTATTCCTGTTATTGCTGATGGTGGTGTACGCTTCTCTGGTGACATTGCTAAAGCGATTGCTGCTGGCGCAAGTGTTATCATGGTTGGTGGCCTACTAGCAGGTACTGATGAAGCACCTGGCGAAGTGGTTCTGTTCCAAGGACGCTCTTTTAAAGCGTATCGAGGTATGGGCTCATTAGGTGCAATGTCTCAATCTCAAGGTTCTAGCGACCGTTATTTTCAAGACGCAAACAGTGGTGTAGAGAAACTTGTTCCAGAAGGTATTGAAGGGCGCGTTCCTTCAAAAGGCCCGATGGCGGCAGTGGTTCATCAGCTAATTGGTGGTGTAAGAGCATCGATGGGGTATACTGGCTCCGCAGATATCGAGTCAATGCGTACGAAAACGCAATTCTCACAGATTACAGGCGCTGGAATGCGTGAAAGTCACGTACATGACGTGACAATCACCAAAGAAGCACCGAACTATCAAGCTGGCTAA
- a CDS encoding GGDEF domain-containing protein has product MNFAKSRTFQATLVLVTAVILIGLGSSLVKFKQSIRDIQKNISTTPHEIRYQLHQSIHQVTLLEQEMRLRKQHSLSYDSRSLINRTEQLKYRVINIRGTWDALDTNLDKSHVRAEIGEFEEQILTLESLLKNAFKNEITFMPKVAQQILKLKFANTQMFASGSKFLRLHTENYVKKLSTIATAINALIVVFISMLLILSYSLIVIFKQRNTLNRLSTEDPLTKLYNRRQFNLHLCKLVDRYNNSRSPLTLVVFDVDFFKMFNDNRGHIAGDKALTQIAERLIALNSETLGLDAYRVGGEEFACLYCGLDYSDSLALAEDIRKTIEKLKIPHETSDISNCITVSIGVVNANQFEHATSDTMYSAADQALYEAKKRGRNCSYQYNT; this is encoded by the coding sequence GTGAATTTCGCCAAATCACGTACGTTTCAAGCAACATTAGTCTTAGTCACTGCCGTTATTTTGATTGGGTTAGGAAGCAGTCTTGTAAAGTTCAAGCAGAGCATCAGAGATATACAGAAAAATATCAGCACAACACCGCACGAAATTCGCTATCAATTGCATCAATCCATTCATCAAGTCACGTTATTAGAACAGGAGATGAGGCTTCGAAAGCAGCACTCACTTTCTTACGACAGTCGCTCATTAATCAATCGAACAGAGCAACTAAAGTACCGAGTGATCAATATACGGGGAACGTGGGATGCATTGGATACCAACTTGGATAAGTCCCATGTACGTGCTGAGATAGGTGAATTTGAAGAACAAATCCTAACGCTTGAGTCACTTTTAAAAAATGCATTTAAAAATGAAATAACATTCATGCCAAAGGTCGCTCAGCAAATACTAAAGCTTAAATTTGCAAATACTCAAATGTTCGCCAGCGGCAGTAAATTTCTAAGACTGCATACCGAAAATTACGTCAAAAAATTATCAACAATTGCGACCGCTATCAATGCCTTGATCGTGGTATTTATCAGCATGCTGCTGATACTTTCCTACTCCTTAATTGTCATTTTCAAACAACGAAATACGCTAAATCGGTTGTCGACAGAAGACCCTCTAACGAAGCTGTACAATAGGCGACAGTTCAATCTACACCTTTGTAAATTGGTAGATAGGTATAACAACTCTCGGTCACCACTTACTCTGGTCGTCTTCGACGTCGACTTCTTCAAAATGTTTAATGACAACAGAGGCCATATAGCCGGAGATAAAGCATTGACCCAAATCGCCGAACGCCTTATCGCTCTAAATAGCGAAACGCTAGGGCTAGACGCCTACCGAGTAGGGGGCGAAGAGTTCGCTTGTCTCTACTGCGGCCTCGATTATTCAGACAGCTTGGCGTTAGCAGAAGACATTCGAAAAACGATTGAAAAACTGAAAATCCCCCATGAAACAAGCGACATTTCAAACTGTATCACAGTCTCTATTGGCGTCGTCAATGCAAATCAGTTTGAACACGCGACAAGTGATACGATGTATTCTGCAGCCGATCAAGCGCTTTATGAGGCAAAAAAACGCGGAAGAAATTGCTCTTACCAATATAATACTTAA
- a CDS encoding DsbA family protein encodes MSNVILHYVNDPLCGWCYGASPLILAANELECVHVTLHCGGLWIGDRRQKMGPKLQQFVLPHDKRIAEMSGLVFGDRYQHELLKNEDLILDSEPPIRAIIVSESLENKGLQMYAAIQNAHYQDGRYVSDINNLAEIAEEIGLRRDLFLGEYLKVDLAGHLSDSLEWLRKLQGQGYPTVGVEIDGVLNSIEVSRFLGKTDQFKQHIEALLAR; translated from the coding sequence ATGTCAAACGTCATTTTACATTATGTTAATGACCCTCTTTGTGGGTGGTGTTATGGCGCTAGCCCTTTGATTCTTGCTGCTAATGAACTTGAATGTGTCCATGTTACATTGCATTGTGGTGGTCTTTGGATTGGAGATCGTCGTCAAAAAATGGGGCCGAAATTACAACAATTTGTTTTGCCTCATGACAAGCGTATTGCGGAGATGTCAGGGCTGGTATTTGGTGATCGTTACCAGCATGAATTGCTTAAAAATGAAGATCTGATTTTGGATTCTGAACCGCCAATACGAGCAATTATTGTCTCAGAGTCACTTGAGAATAAAGGGCTTCAAATGTATGCGGCGATTCAAAATGCTCATTACCAAGATGGTCGATATGTGTCTGACATTAACAACTTGGCTGAGATCGCAGAAGAAATAGGCTTGAGGCGTGATCTATTTTTAGGTGAGTACCTTAAAGTGGATCTAGCCGGTCACCTAAGCGATAGCCTTGAGTGGCTGCGAAAGCTGCAAGGTCAAGGTTACCCAACAGTTGGGGTAGAAATTGATGGGGTTCTAAATTCTATTGAAGTTTCCCGCTTTTTGGGAAAAACTGATCAGTTTAAACAGCATATTGAAGCACTCTTAGCTCGTTAA
- a CDS encoding cytochrome ubiquinol oxidase subunit I — MELDVALLSRIQFAFTVSFHIIFPSITIGLATLIAIWEGLWLKTHNPLYLQLAKFWIKPFAITFGMGVVSGIVLSYEFGTNFSEFSNLVGPILGPLMAYEVLTAFFLEAGFLGVMLFGWQRVSRKMHFFSTITVAIGTWISAFWIIVANSWMQTPTGYKVVEGQYHVASWMEVIFNPSMPYRLTHMLLASMITATFVVAGISAYYLFKRKHVAFAKKGLSMTMWIALALTPLQAYIGDLHGLNVKEHQPIKLAAMEGIWPKQEAEVPLLLFALPNMETEQNDYEIGIPKLGSLILTHTPDGALTGLKSVEPQDRPNVPLVFWSFRVMVGLGFGMIGIAVLALILRKKDRLFENKPFLTLVAAFTPSGVISVLAGWYVVEVGRQPWLVYNLIRTQEVISPLPAERVLFTLIMFVIIYTLLLGVYLYFMRKVIKKGPPSMSTLEQQLIGMKAPGYALAWVKSLKNSEEKA, encoded by the coding sequence ATGGAACTCGACGTTGCCCTATTGTCTCGAATTCAATTCGCCTTTACGGTGAGTTTTCACATCATCTTTCCAAGTATTACGATTGGACTTGCTACGCTGATAGCGATTTGGGAAGGGTTATGGTTAAAGACGCATAACCCGCTCTACTTACAACTGGCAAAATTTTGGATTAAGCCATTTGCGATCACCTTCGGTATGGGTGTTGTCTCCGGTATCGTTTTATCGTATGAATTTGGTACAAACTTCTCCGAGTTTTCAAACCTTGTTGGTCCAATACTCGGCCCATTGATGGCTTATGAAGTATTAACCGCCTTCTTTCTAGAAGCGGGCTTTCTTGGTGTCATGCTCTTTGGGTGGCAGCGAGTCAGTCGAAAAATGCATTTTTTCTCGACGATTACCGTCGCCATTGGCACTTGGATATCAGCATTTTGGATTATCGTTGCAAACTCTTGGATGCAAACGCCGACAGGTTACAAAGTTGTAGAAGGCCAATATCATGTGGCTAGCTGGATGGAAGTTATCTTTAACCCATCGATGCCCTATCGCTTAACTCATATGTTGCTAGCCTCAATGATCACCGCCACCTTTGTCGTAGCGGGCATCAGCGCTTACTACCTTTTTAAAAGAAAGCACGTCGCGTTCGCAAAGAAAGGCTTGTCGATGACCATGTGGATCGCACTGGCCCTTACGCCATTGCAAGCTTACATAGGAGACTTACATGGGTTAAATGTAAAAGAGCATCAACCGATAAAATTAGCCGCGATGGAAGGCATATGGCCTAAACAAGAGGCGGAAGTTCCACTCCTCTTATTTGCCCTACCCAACATGGAAACAGAGCAAAACGATTATGAAATTGGTATTCCTAAATTAGGTAGCCTTATTCTAACGCATACTCCGGACGGCGCATTGACTGGGTTAAAATCAGTAGAGCCTCAAGACAGGCCCAATGTCCCCCTCGTATTCTGGTCGTTCCGCGTTATGGTCGGCCTTGGCTTTGGCATGATTGGTATTGCTGTACTTGCTCTGATATTACGAAAAAAAGACCGTTTATTTGAGAACAAACCGTTTCTCACCTTAGTCGCGGCATTTACGCCCTCTGGTGTTATTTCCGTATTAGCGGGTTGGTATGTCGTCGAAGTAGGGCGTCAACCATGGCTGGTGTATAACCTAATACGGACTCAGGAAGTCATTTCTCCGCTTCCCGCTGAGCGCGTTCTTTTTACCTTAATCATGTTCGTCATCATCTACACCCTATTGCTAGGTGTTTACCTTTATTTTATGCGAAAAGTGATCAAAAAAGGACCTCCTAGTATGAGTACATTGGAGCAGCAATTAATCGGGATGAAAGCGCCAGGATACGCACTTGCATGGGTTAAAAGTTTGAAAAACTCAGAGGAGAAAGCGTAA
- a CDS encoding sensor histidine kinase, protein MSLSIFFEISILLTSVCGLLVASWLIWRAGQQSELRALAGFAVMMACWCFGHLALFHGEIRLGVALVLANPIMPTFFLHFALLFVNTGSVRRPMLDAWVRGLPIVYMTSFIVVGYSWWAGAGSANSLIQGRPFFVFTESGMVNLAYTVIIGMLAHAILLYGWLHHIGNKRRSILAMFGVGAWGLLLATSFVFPSFGIERFPYPMLLLPSYLLLLVYGVVRYQILAVNAFANRALLVLAMMLVLLCMIAVASAVSAQVGLRALSDVPIWQLWIYSMAILLVAALLYPMLSRLSERLIYPGAVLTDSVLEHWSSSLEGASSWEELIDKGERLLSTYLRKDVTIMIEGGEGVSRESAKIDTQLGLNVIVSKHVSGWSTDHNENADMSPGMRLSIEVFGSLLATSCGLLERSLELAEAEKKRLDEQHLVELGHLSAAMAHELRNPLNIISMASYSTSKEVKEHIQTQLKRADRLVSDMLVYSGKLTLQLSTVRLLPLVKSIVATTEKGAVQVDVNIPSDLQFEGDAHRIQQVFINLIDNALAFVRNQEGGAIHISANVEADVKGLSLVRIYVKNNGPELDGSLTTDDLFQPFVSKRSGGSGLGLAIVRRVMEAHGGTIQYLANHNTPNGNAVIRSSSDYQTTHNDEALRQDSERSIDGSWPVTFELIFPVKES, encoded by the coding sequence TTGTCGTTATCAATTTTTTTTGAAATTTCGATTTTACTAACCAGCGTTTGTGGTTTATTGGTCGCGTCATGGCTCATTTGGCGAGCGGGGCAGCAATCGGAACTGAGAGCGTTAGCAGGTTTTGCTGTGATGATGGCATGCTGGTGCTTCGGGCACTTAGCACTCTTTCACGGGGAGATTCGATTAGGTGTCGCGTTGGTTTTGGCGAACCCCATCATGCCCACTTTCTTTTTGCATTTCGCGCTGTTGTTTGTGAATACTGGATCGGTAAGGCGTCCGATGTTAGATGCTTGGGTTAGAGGTTTGCCGATTGTTTATATGACCAGTTTTATCGTTGTGGGGTATAGCTGGTGGGCTGGTGCGGGCAGTGCTAATTCGTTGATTCAAGGTCGGCCGTTTTTTGTGTTTACTGAGTCAGGTATGGTGAACCTAGCGTACACAGTGATTATTGGTATGCTTGCGCACGCCATATTACTTTATGGGTGGCTACATCATATAGGAAACAAGCGGCGGTCTATTTTAGCGATGTTCGGTGTGGGCGCTTGGGGCTTACTATTGGCAACGAGCTTCGTATTCCCCTCTTTTGGTATCGAGCGCTTTCCCTATCCAATGTTGTTGCTTCCAAGCTACCTGCTCTTGTTAGTCTATGGCGTGGTGCGTTACCAAATACTTGCCGTCAATGCCTTCGCAAATAGAGCTTTGTTAGTCTTGGCTATGATGCTGGTGTTGCTTTGTATGATTGCAGTGGCAAGTGCGGTTTCTGCTCAGGTTGGGCTGAGGGCGCTGTCTGATGTACCCATTTGGCAGCTTTGGATTTATTCCATGGCGATTCTTCTAGTTGCTGCTCTCCTTTATCCTATGTTGAGCCGACTGAGTGAAAGGTTGATCTACCCCGGCGCTGTATTGACGGATTCAGTATTAGAGCATTGGTCGTCGAGCCTCGAAGGCGCATCCTCTTGGGAAGAGCTGATTGATAAAGGTGAGCGCTTACTTTCTACCTATCTCAGAAAAGATGTCACTATTATGATTGAGGGAGGCGAAGGTGTTTCCCGTGAATCTGCGAAAATAGACACTCAACTAGGTTTAAATGTAATCGTTTCAAAGCATGTTTCTGGCTGGTCTACCGATCATAATGAGAATGCCGATATGAGTCCCGGGATGCGGTTGTCCATCGAGGTTTTCGGTTCTTTGCTTGCAACGAGTTGTGGGTTACTAGAGCGCTCTCTTGAGCTAGCTGAGGCTGAGAAAAAGCGTTTAGACGAACAGCATTTGGTTGAGTTAGGCCACCTGTCTGCGGCGATGGCACATGAGTTACGCAACCCACTTAATATTATTTCAATGGCGTCATACAGTACGTCCAAAGAGGTAAAAGAACACATTCAAACGCAACTTAAACGAGCTGATCGTTTAGTAAGCGATATGCTGGTGTACTCTGGAAAACTGACGTTGCAGTTATCCACTGTTCGTTTATTGCCATTGGTTAAGAGCATTGTAGCAACGACTGAAAAGGGAGCGGTGCAGGTTGACGTTAATATTCCCTCTGACTTGCAGTTTGAGGGTGATGCACATCGAATCCAGCAGGTTTTTATTAACTTGATTGATAACGCACTCGCTTTTGTACGAAATCAAGAGGGTGGTGCAATACACATCTCTGCAAATGTTGAAGCAGACGTTAAAGGGCTGAGCCTTGTTCGTATCTATGTAAAAAATAATGGGCCGGAACTCGATGGTAGTTTAACGACCGATGACTTATTTCAGCCGTTTGTTAGTAAACGTTCGGGCGGAAGTGGTTTAGGGTTGGCGATTGTACGACGAGTAATGGAAGCTCATGGTGGTACGATTCAGTATTTAGCTAATCACAATACACCTAATGGCAATGCCGTTATCCGATCTTCTAGCGACTATCAGACTACACATAACGATGAGGCTTTGCGCCAAGATAGTGAAAGATCAATCGACGGTAGTTGGCCTGTTACGTTCGAACTTATTTTCCCTGTAAAAGAGAGTTAA
- a CDS encoding sigma-54-dependent transcriptional regulator, with translation MQAGGHILLIDDEPAFRELAGGWLEMQGYQVASVGTLTEAGYALRQITPDLVLLDLSLPPVFDPQNTLQSMSMFGDTPVIIITGHAERELALAAISQGAWDFIAKPIDPEMLAVVVRRAVTKTQLEREVSRLKAGSKTKNANAYIGVSESAQKIRSLIERIAPTDVRILVMGPSGTGKEVISQSIHNLSLRSSRAFVSVHCGAIPADLLESELFGYVKGAFTGAEKDKEGLLKLADGGTLFLDEIGEMPSAMQVKLLRVLQEGTFFPVGGREQVHIDVRVISATNANLSEKVLNGEFREDLFYRIKGVNIETESLHDRSEDIPLLVQHFLSEQRSKANAISLNKESMEWFCSQPWKGNVRELRNALESVISICAGDAVSLDDISLLYPDVKAASVMCGSEQMQESAVSLELPLDEQVKQLEIKTIRRAMDETGGNKTQSAKMLGLSRQGLIKKLERYGLN, from the coding sequence ATGCAAGCTGGTGGGCACATTTTATTAATTGACGATGAACCTGCGTTTAGAGAATTAGCAGGAGGTTGGTTAGAAATGCAGGGTTATCAAGTGGCCAGTGTTGGAACCTTGACGGAAGCAGGGTATGCGTTACGACAAATAACGCCCGATTTAGTTCTATTGGATCTATCGTTGCCTCCTGTTTTTGACCCACAAAATACACTACAAAGTATGTCTATGTTTGGTGATACTCCGGTCATTATTATTACGGGGCACGCTGAACGAGAGCTAGCACTTGCTGCCATTTCGCAAGGTGCTTGGGACTTTATTGCCAAACCGATAGATCCTGAAATGCTGGCTGTGGTGGTGCGTCGTGCGGTCACGAAAACACAGTTAGAGCGAGAAGTCTCTCGTCTGAAGGCGGGGTCGAAAACAAAAAATGCGAATGCGTATATCGGCGTCTCTGAGAGCGCTCAGAAAATTCGTTCTTTGATTGAACGCATTGCGCCAACCGATGTTCGGATATTGGTCATGGGGCCGTCAGGAACAGGCAAAGAAGTGATCTCGCAAAGCATACACAACCTTAGTCTTAGGTCATCTCGTGCTTTTGTCTCAGTCCATTGCGGGGCAATACCTGCAGACTTGTTAGAAAGTGAGCTATTTGGCTATGTCAAAGGCGCTTTTACAGGGGCGGAGAAAGACAAAGAAGGGCTGTTGAAGCTCGCGGATGGCGGGACATTGTTTTTAGATGAAATTGGGGAGATGCCAAGTGCTATGCAAGTGAAGCTTCTCCGTGTTCTTCAAGAAGGTACTTTTTTCCCTGTTGGTGGGCGAGAGCAAGTACACATTGATGTGAGAGTGATTTCGGCAACGAACGCGAACTTAAGCGAAAAAGTGTTAAATGGGGAATTTAGGGAAGACTTATTTTATCGAATTAAAGGAGTGAATATTGAAACCGAATCTCTGCATGATCGGTCTGAAGACATTCCTTTACTGGTCCAGCATTTTTTAAGCGAGCAACGTAGCAAAGCAAATGCGATTTCATTAAATAAGGAGTCCATGGAGTGGTTTTGTTCTCAACCTTGGAAAGGGAATGTGCGAGAGTTACGAAATGCATTGGAAAGCGTCATCTCGATTTGCGCCGGTGATGCGGTCTCATTAGACGACATAAGCCTGCTCTATCCCGATGTAAAGGCGGCATCCGTAATGTGTGGAAGTGAGCAAATGCAGGAAAGTGCTGTGTCTTTGGAGCTACCTCTAGATGAGCAAGTAAAGCAACTGGAAATCAAGACCATAAGAAGAGCGATGGATGAAACTGGGGGCAATAAAACTCAGTCAGCGAAAATGCTAGGTCTGTCTCGTCAGGGATTAATTAAAAAACTGGAACGTTATGGACTTAATTAG